The following proteins come from a genomic window of Halomarina ordinaria:
- a CDS encoding flavin-containing monooxygenase, giving the protein MSEQHTADGSGEADLDVAIVGAGFSGLYMLHRLRGLGLSARVFEKADDVGGTWYWNRYPGARCDSESHIYCYSFSDALLDEWEWSERYPEQPEVLRYLRYAADHLDLRRDVEFETEVTSAVFEEDSGTWTVSTDDGSQVSARFFVTAVGCLSKPYLPDFDGLESFEGEWYHTGRWPHDPVDFDGKRVAVVGTGASGIQAIPEIADDAGHLTVFQRTPNYAVPARNRPLTPAEYDEIRERYDEIWAQSRDSGFGMPFDTAAPTAADLSTEAVREVLEPRWQEGGFRFLLAFEDLLINEETNRKVSEFIRSKIRETVDDPEVAATLVPTDHPYASKRPPLHTDYYETYNRDHVRLVSVRESPIEELTPEGIRTADEHHAFDTVVFATGFDAMTGTLFDMDIEGKDGTHLEEKWADGPRTYLGLAVHDFPNMFTITGPQSPSVLTNMPVSIEQHVEWIADCIEYMEREDLRVVEPTEAAEEEWVAHSNEVADQTLYSEADSWYRGENIPGKPRIFTPYAGGLDLYRQQCAEVAANDYEGFDLGESADATTAD; this is encoded by the coding sequence ATGAGCGAACAACACACGGCGGACGGTAGTGGGGAAGCGGACCTCGACGTCGCCATCGTCGGCGCGGGGTTCTCCGGGCTGTACATGCTCCATCGCCTGCGGGGACTGGGGCTGTCGGCGCGCGTCTTCGAGAAGGCGGACGACGTGGGCGGGACCTGGTACTGGAACCGGTATCCCGGCGCTCGCTGCGACAGCGAGAGCCACATCTACTGTTACTCCTTCTCCGACGCCCTCCTCGACGAGTGGGAGTGGAGCGAGCGCTACCCCGAGCAACCGGAGGTGCTCCGGTACCTGCGCTACGCCGCCGACCACCTCGACCTGCGCCGGGACGTCGAGTTCGAGACGGAGGTCACCTCGGCCGTGTTCGAGGAGGACTCGGGGACGTGGACGGTCAGCACCGACGACGGCTCGCAGGTCTCGGCGCGGTTCTTCGTCACCGCCGTCGGCTGTCTCTCGAAACCGTACCTCCCGGACTTCGACGGCCTCGAATCGTTCGAGGGGGAGTGGTACCACACGGGCCGGTGGCCACACGACCCCGTCGACTTCGACGGGAAGCGCGTCGCGGTCGTCGGAACGGGTGCCAGCGGTATCCAGGCCATCCCGGAGATAGCGGACGACGCGGGGCACCTGACCGTCTTCCAGCGGACGCCGAACTACGCCGTCCCCGCGCGGAACCGGCCGCTCACACCGGCCGAGTACGACGAGATACGCGAGCGCTACGACGAGATATGGGCGCAGTCACGCGACTCCGGGTTCGGCATGCCCTTCGACACCGCCGCACCCACCGCCGCCGACCTCTCGACCGAGGCGGTCAGGGAGGTGCTCGAACCGCGCTGGCAAGAGGGCGGCTTCCGGTTCCTGCTCGCCTTCGAGGACCTGCTCATCAACGAGGAGACCAACCGGAAGGTCTCCGAGTTCATCCGCTCGAAGATACGCGAGACGGTCGACGACCCCGAGGTGGCAGCGACGCTCGTTCCCACCGACCACCCCTACGCGAGCAAGCGCCCGCCCCTCCACACGGACTACTACGAGACGTACAACCGCGACCACGTCCGACTGGTCTCCGTCCGGGAGTCACCCATCGAGGAGCTAACGCCCGAGGGCATCCGGACCGCCGACGAGCACCACGCGTTCGACACCGTCGTCTTCGCCACGGGCTTCGACGCGATGACCGGCACGCTGTTCGACATGGACATCGAGGGCAAGGACGGCACGCACCTCGAGGAGAAGTGGGCCGACGGCCCCCGGACCTACCTCGGCCTCGCCGTCCACGACTTCCCGAACATGTTCACCATCACCGGCCCGCAGAGCCCCTCCGTGCTCACCAACATGCCGGTGTCCATCGAACAGCACGTCGAGTGGATAGCGGACTGTATCGAGTACATGGAGCGAGAGGACCTCCGGGTCGTCGAACCGACGGAGGCGGCCGAGGAGGAGTGGGTGGCACACAGCAACGAGGTCGCCGACCAGACGCTGTACTCGGAGGCCGACTCCTGGTACCGTGGCGAGAACATCCCCGGGAAACCCCGTATCTTCACGCCGTACGCCGGTGGCCTCGACCTCTACCGACAGCAGTGCGCCGAGGTGGCGGCGAACGACTACGAAGGGTTCGACCTGGGTGAATCGGCGGACGCCACGACGGCGGATTGA
- a CDS encoding GNAT family N-acetyltransferase, with the protein MDVEAARMEDVDRVADLWVALAAGQREYGSFLASDENRATVREAVARAVVTGGLLVAREDGSVVGFVMFGPSSGAYEQTVEKGVVENLYVDPDHRGAGIGTALLRAAEEALRADGADVVALDVMAGNEAAQRLYRELGYRPHRITMTKAGDSETDMVPNEYDSL; encoded by the coding sequence ATGGACGTCGAGGCGGCCCGCATGGAGGACGTCGACCGGGTCGCCGACCTCTGGGTGGCGCTGGCGGCGGGCCAGCGCGAGTACGGGTCGTTCCTCGCGAGCGACGAGAACCGCGCCACCGTCCGCGAGGCCGTCGCCCGCGCCGTCGTCACCGGCGGGTTGCTCGTCGCTCGCGAGGACGGGAGCGTCGTCGGCTTCGTCATGTTCGGACCGTCCTCCGGCGCCTACGAACAGACCGTCGAGAAGGGCGTCGTCGAGAACCTCTACGTCGACCCCGACCATCGAGGGGCGGGAATCGGGACGGCGCTGCTCCGGGCCGCCGAGGAGGCGCTGCGTGCGGACGGTGCCGACGTCGTCGCACTCGACGTGATGGCGGGGAACGAAGCGGCACAGCGCCTCTATCGTGAACTGGGCTACCGCCCGCACCGCATCACGATGACGAAAGCGGGGGACAGCGAAACCGATATGGTCCCGAACGAGTACGACTCACTGTAG